TTTTTCCCGGGCAAAAAAGAGGAAAGAAAAAAACTCAGAGTTGTTGATCTCGGCTGTTTGGAAGGTGGCTACGCTGTAGAATTTGCAAAATTAGGGTTCGATACGCTGGGCATCGATGCCCGGGAAGAGAATATTCAGAAATGCAATTACGTAAAAAGCGATCTGGGGTTAACCAATTTAAACTTTGTAAAGGATGACGTCAGGAACCTGGCAAGCTATGGCAAATTTGACATCGTCTTATGTTATGGCTTATTGTACCATTTAAATGATCCCATTGCCTTTTTAAAAACGATCAGCAATTGTACTAACAAGCTATTATTCCTGAATACCCATTATGCTACCGAACGCGACGTAAGGTATCGACTTGGCCCTTTAAATAAACACCTCTTTGGTCCTTTTCAAGCGAAAACCAAATTCCTTGAGTTTACAAAAAACTACTGTCTTGGGCCTATTACAAGTCATGAGGGCTATAGGGGAAGATGGTTTAAGGAATATAAAAAGAATGCAAGTGCCGGCAAGATTGAAAAGATGCTATGGGCATCCTATAACAACG
The Niastella koreensis GR20-10 genome window above contains:
- a CDS encoding class I SAM-dependent methyltransferase; this translates as MKWTGHNIQLSNGDKTLENALLLGESAMWKSIVNSLDLFFPGKKEERKKLRVVDLGCLEGGYAVEFAKLGFDTLGIDAREENIQKCNYVKSDLGLTNLNFVKDDVRNLASYGKFDIVLCYGLLYHLNDPIAFLKTISNCTNKLLFLNTHYATERDVRYRLGPLNKHLFGPFQAKTKFLEFTKNYCLGPITSHEGYRGRWFKEYKKNASAGKIEKMLWASYNNDKSFWLCKKDLTLALHEVKFNSVFEQFNYTGDMYTHDFSYYYSRSMFVGVKH